In the Myxococcales bacterium genome, GCCGCTTTGCGCGTGTCATCCTGGCCCCACGCGATATCGCCGACGGTTTCGCATTGACGGCCCGTGCGTTCGATATCGCCGAAAAATATCAGACGCCGGTATTCATTCTGACCGACCAGCAATTGCAGGACGGGCAGATGACTTGCGCGCCGTTCGATTGGGAGGGTTTGCCGACCCGCCGCTGGTTGCTGACGCCGGACGAATTGGCGGCCGGGCCGGAATATCGCCGTTTCGCCGACACGCCTAACGGGATTTCGCCGCTGGCGGCACCGGGCGCGGCCGAACAATTGGTGATCGTTTCGTCGGACGAGCATGACGAGGTCGGGCACATCAACATTCCGCGCCTGACCGCCGAACGCATGGGATCGAAGCGTCTGCGCAAGATCGACACCGTGGCCGCGGAAGTGTCGCTGCCGTTTACGCTCGCGGGCGACGCGCGGAACAAACCGCTGGTGATCGGCTGGGGTTCGAGTTACGGGGCGCTGGCCGAAGCGCGTTCGCGGTCGGCCGGCGGCGATGCTTTCGCGCATTTGCATTTGCGCCAACTGTGGCCGCTGCCCGGCCCGGAGTTGGCGGCGCTCATCGACCGGGCGCCGCTGACGGTGGTGGCCGAAAACAACGCGGCGGGCGAACTGGCCGACTTGCTGCAGCAGGTCGTCGGCCGGCCGTTGCCGCGGCGCCTCAACAAGCACGACGGCCGCCCGTTCACGGCCGACGAATTGGCCGAACGAATCGATCGGGAGATCCGCTCATGACGGTCTGCATCCAACAATTTCACAATACACAGGAACCGGCCTGGTGCCCGGGTTGCGGCAATTTCAAGATTCTCGAGGCGGTCAAACAGGCTTTGGTTGAACTCGAACTGCCGCCGCACCGGGTGATCATCGCCACGGGCATCGGGCAGGCGCCGAAACTGCCGCACTACCTGCGGGTCAACACGTTCAACGGCCTGCACGGCCGCGAAGTGGCGTCGGCCACCGCCATCAAACTGGCCGCGCCCGACCTGACGGTATTGGTGCACGCCGGCGACGGCGGCGCCTACGGCGAAGGCGGCAACCATTTTTTGCACGCCTTGCGCCGCAACGTCGATCTCACGCTCGTCGTCCACGACAACCATTATTACGGGCTGACCAAGGGCCAGGCCTCGCCGACGACCCCGCGGGGAACACCGGCGGCGGGCGCGCCGGACGGCGTCCGGTCGTCGCCGCTCAACCCGTTGGCCCTGGCGATTTCGCAGGAGGGCTCGTTCGTCGCGCAGGGCTCGGCGGCGCATCCGGCGCACTTGGTCGAGTTGTTGAAACAGGCGATCCGCCATCGCGGCTTCTCGCTACTCAACGCCTTGCAGCCGTGCGTCACCTACGACAAGGTCTTCACCTATCAATATTATCAAGAGCACGGATCGATTCTGGGGCCGGAGTACGACCCGACCGATCGCCGGGCGGCGTTCGATCTGGTGCGCGAAAACAACCTGGGCGACAAAATTCCCCTCGGGGTGATCTATCGTTGCGAACGGCCGCCCTATCCGGAGGCCGCGTCGCCGCTGCGCGAACGCGGCGTCGATCCGCGACGGGCCGCCGTGTTGTTCGCGGAATTCGTTTGACCGGCGGGGATTCGTCAATCCAAGAAGGAGGAATCGTCATGGAACAGCCGCGCAAAATGATGCCGATCGGCCCGTTGATGATCGAGCATCGGCTGATCGAACGCATGATCCGGCAAATCGCCCGGGAACTGGAAAAAATCCGGCGGACCGGCGAGGCGGACGTCCCGTTTTTGCAGGACGCCGTCGATTTCATCCGCACCTATGCCGACCGTTGCCATCACGGGAAGGAAGAAAACATTCTCTTTCGCGAGTTGGACAAGAAAGACATCGCGCCCGAGGAACGGCGGCTCATGGAGGAATTGATCGAGGATCACATCTACGGCCGCGGCAAGGTGGCCGAGATCGTCGCGGGCATGGCGCAGTATGCCGCCGGCGACGCCACGGCCTTATCGTCGATCGTCGCCGCGCTGACCGAGTTGATCGAGTTCTACCCGCAGCACATCGAAAAAGAGGATCGGCATTTTTTCCTGCCGGTGATGGCGCATTTCACCGCCGCGGAGAAGGATGCCATGCTGCGGGAAGGCCTCGATTTCGACGCCGGCCTGATCCACGAGCGTTATCGCCACGCCGTCGAGGAACTCGAAAAAAAGCCCGGCCGCTGAGCGCGCCGCTCAATCCGGGTCGCACGGCCCCGCGCAGTACTGCACGACCTGGCCGGTCTGGGTGAACGTCGCCACTTGTTCCAGCACGTTGGTCTGGAAACACATGTCGGTGTGAACGCCGTTGTCGACTTCGGGCGGAATGTTCGATTCCGGCGGCATGTATTGCTGGGTCAGGTCGACCAGATCGTATTGGGTCAGGATGCCGCCGGCGGTCACCGGCGAGGTCACCTCGTCCAAACCGAACACGGGATGGATCGACGGCGTCATCAGCTCCACGCCGATGGACCGCGACAGCATCTCGGTGGTCAGGTTCGGCACCTCGCAATCGCCGATCGCTTCCTGTAACAGCACCTGGCGGCCGGCCGGCGCGTCCGGCAGCGGTTCCCGGAACATCAGCCGGGTCAGGGTGATCGGGTCGGACATGTCGAACCGCGTCTGGAAAATCGCGATCGCCTTCTGCTGCAACAGCGGATCGGGGTAGAGCAGGTCCATGTAAACCTTGATCGGCACCCAGACGACCGAACGCGGAATCAGGTTCAGCCAGACGCTGCCCGGCACGGCCAGAACGCCGCGCTCGATGCGGTTGGAGATCGAAACAAAGGACGAACCCATGATGCCGCCGAGGCTGACGCCGTAGTAGTACACGCGGGTGTCGTCAATCAGGTCGTGGCCGTCGATTTGGATGGCCGGGTCTTCCTCGAGGTCGCCCAACGCCAATTCGGTCAGGACGATGTTGTTGACCAGCGATTGCTGCAGGCGGTCGGTGACGATCGAAATTCGGTTCAGGTCCTGCATGATGTCGTTGATGATCAGGTCCAGGTCGCCGTCGGACAAGCCGATCCAGTCCGTCGCGATCATGATGACGCCGGTTTCCTCGGCCCACTGGTGAATCGTGGTGCCCGGCCAGGAAGTCAGGTAATCGCGGCCATTGCCGAAAATGCCGTGCCCGAACACGACCAGCGGCAAGGGCTGGCCGAGCGTTTCCGCCTTTTTCGGAATGATCATCGTATAGGGGAACCAGGCGTTTTCCGCCTGCCGGATCGGATGATGATTCTCGTCGTAGACCAGCTCGTTGTCTGCGGTCAGGTAGTTGGGCACCTCGAAGTCGCCCTCGACGATCCGCGCCAGGTACTGATTCGGATCGTCCTGGACGCTGGTGATCGTGTAGCCCAGGCCCGTCCCGCCGGCCTCTTCCAGCGCGGTTTCGCGCATCGACAGCACCGAACCGGTCAGGTATTCCTTGCTGGCTACCATGAAATCCCAGGCGAGCAGCAGGCTGCTGCGCGGATAGCCGTGCGCCTCCAGGAAGGCGAAAATTTCCTCATAGTGCGGACGGATCGCCTCGATCTCCGGGTTGTCGGTGATCACCTGATCGCGCAGGGCGGCGAACGCCGGCGGCGATTCCAGCGGGTTGCCGTCGGTGTCGGTGAGGTCGTTGGTCAGCACCATGACGTGCCGCTGGCCCATTTCCATCGGTTCCAGCGGGCGGACGATCAGGGCATAGCGGTTTTGAAACAACGCGCGGCGGTTCATGTCCATTTCCGACATGAAGATCACACGGTTGCCGGTTTCGTAATTGAACAGGGCCAGCGGGTTGCCGGCGAAGTAGGATTCGTACAACTCGTTCTGGCCGGTCAGAAATTCTTCGGCGATGTCCGTGCCGAAGTGCACGAGGATCGGGCCGGCCGGCGAGATGCCGTCGGCGGTGTTGGTCGGGCCCATGTCGATCGAGGGCATGATGCCGGTCGGTAAAAACTCATCCGGCAGATTGACGCGCACGCCGGTCGGGCTGGTGGGGTCCTCGACCTGGAAAAATGCGCTGGGATAGGGCAGATAGCACTCGCTGCTGGTCATGAAATAGTTGCAACCCTCGACGAGGTCGAGGTGAATGGGCTCGACGGTCGAATCGTCGTTGTCGTTGTCGTTGTCGTCATTGTCGTCGTCATCGTCGTCGTTGTCGTCATCGTCGCCGCTGTCATCGTCGCCGGTGTCGTCGTCGGCGGAGTCGTCGTTGTCGTCGTTATCGTCGTTGTCGTTGTCATCGTCGTCGGCGGCCGTATCGTCATCGGCGGGCGAAGCGTCGTCGTCGCCGGCGGCCTGATCGTCATCGTCGGACGATTCGGAAGAGCATGCCGCGGCCAGGATTCCGAGTAACAACAGGAAAAAGAGGAGGAGGAAGGCGGCGGGGCGCGAATTTCCCCCGCGATTTTTTCCGGGCAGCCTACGTTTCATGTTCGGATCCTCGAAATATAAAGCCCCAACCCAGGCGGCATTTTAGGTGTGTTTTCCGAAATGCGTCAAGTAATCGATTTTGAGCAATCGCCGGGATCGGATAACGGCGGCAAGATGATAGTAGGTGTCCGATAACGCGGAGAAAATCGTGTGGTGCGGCCCGGCGTGCGGTCGCCGATTACGGGCAGAGCAAGAGGCCCTTCGCCCACAGGCAATCCCCGCAAGTCGGAAAGGGGCTGCCGATGCAATCCGTGTCGTTGTTCTCCGACAGCTCGCAGCCGCCGCAGCGCGTGCACGGCGAAAAATCGAACTGCCGGACCCGCTTGCGGAATCGGCGGTATTCCTCCCGCTTCCAAATAGCGGCCAGACTATCGACGTTCACGTTGCCCACGCTGTGGCGTTCGAGGCGTTTTTCCCGGCCCAAAACAAAACAGGAGTGCGAGTGCATCAGTGCCACGCAAGGGCTGACTTCGCCGCTCCAGGTGACGGCGGCCGAACCTTCCCAGATGAAGGAGCAATAGCCTTCCAGCCCGGTCGTCGGCTTGTCGGGGAAATCGCGGATCGTCAAATGCGGATTGACCTTCTGGAGGTGCGCCAGATATTCCGGATGCTCGTCGAGCGGCGGAAAGATGATTTCCGGCGACGACGACAGGCGACGAGCGACCGAGTATTGCTTGGCGGACATCCAGTAAAGAATCTCGTCTTTCATTTCGGCCGAGTAGGGCAGCAGGTTGGTGATCAGGACGAATTTCGCCTCCAGGCGCCGGGCGAGCGGAATCAGATCGACCAATTCCTTGAGGTTGCGGCGCATCAGCACGAATTCGAGCCCGATCTCCGGGGTTTGGCGGCCTCGCGCGCGGCGCAGTTCCACCAGGCCGCGGACGTTCGTTTCGATTTTCGACAGATCGGCGCCCCGGCGGATGTCCGCGTGGGTCGTCGGAGCCGCGCCGTCCAGCGAAACGACCAGGCGGTCCAGCCCCGCGTCCAGCAAGGCGGTAGCCGTTTGCCGGTCGAGCAACAGGCCGTTGGTGATCAACTCGGCGGCCAGGCCTTTTTGCTTGACCCGGGCGATCATCGCCGGCGTCCGCGGGTTCAGCAGCGGCTCGCCGAATCCCCAGAACGCCACGGTCTTCAGGCTGGGAAAGCGGGCAAACCCGGCGATGAGATGTTCGAAGGTCGCGGCGGCCATTTCGCCGGGCGGTTCGGTCCACGAATTGCGCATGCAGGTGCGGCAGTTCAAATTGCAAAACGAGGTCGGCTCGACGTACAGCTTGGTCAACGGCACGTCGGCCGAACGCAGGGAATGCTTTTCCAGCGCGCGCTGGGCGCGAATTTGGACCGGACTCAAACGTTCGGCCGGCTTGCCGTGATGGGCCATGCGGATCCTTGCTCTGCCGCTGGGCGGACGATACCTGGCGCGCTCCAGACCACCTTCGACCTGGACCAGCGGCACTTCTTAAACCAAAAGCCGCCGGTCGGCAATGCGGCGTTTCTTTTGATTGTATCAGAATTTGAATTGTTTTAAACTTTTTCGGCACGCCAGAAAGGGAAGGACATGGTTATCGGTGCACCCGATAAAAGCAACACTATTTTAACTCCGGACCGGCCGTGTTCGTGGAAATCGGCGGACGGCCGGCGGCTGTTCGGTTTGGGCTTCGCCACGCTCTTCCTCGAACTGGCGCTGATCCGTTACCTCGCCGGCAACATCTGGAACCTCGGCTATTTCCCCAACCTGGTGCTGATGGCGGTGTTTCTGGGGATGGGCCTGGGATTCCTGTTTCACCCCTACATTTCCGAGCGCCGGTCGCCGCTGCTGTTGCACGGCGCTCAGTTCCTGTTGCTGGTGCTGGTGCTTTACGTCTATGTGGCGCGGCCGATCGTGCCGTTGGCCGACCTGAACGAAAAATCGCTGCACGACGAGTTCTTTTTCCTGGCTTCGGTGAAGAAAACCGACCAGGTCAACTACCTGCCGTTCCTCTTTTGCTTCGTCGCCTGCATCGGCGTGTTCGCGCTGATCTCGCAACGGACGGCGAAGTACTTCCGGCTGTTCCGCCCGCTGACCGCCTACACGCTGGACATCCTGGGGTCGTGCGCCGGCATCGTCACCTTCATGGCGTTCAGCTTTTTCACCCTGCCGCCGACCGTCTGGTTCGCCGCGTTCGCCGCGCTGTTGCTCGCGGCGGCCGCCGATTCCTGGAAGACGCGCTGGCTGGCGGCGGCGATCGGGGAGCTGGTCGTGTTGACGGCCCAATGGCAGAGCGCGCAGCACCTGGCGCGGCCGGCCTATCACGGCGGCCTCGAAGTGGTCTGGTCGCCCTATCAACGCCTCGAATACATCGACGACCCCAGCCTGCCCGAGGTGATGCGCCGGTCGATCTGGGTCAACGGCCGCGGACATCAGCGGATCGGCGACCGCGCCGGTCTCGCCCAATCGGTTTACCGCTTTCCGTACCGCGACCGCGCGCAGGACCCGACCTTGCCGCCGTTCGGCGACGTGCTGGTGCTGGGCGCCGGCAGCGGCAACGATACGGCGGTGGCGTTGCTCAACGGCGCGCAACACGTCGACGCGGTGGAGATCGACCCGGTCATCGCCCGCTTCGGCCGGCGCTATCATCCGCTGCGCCCGTACCAGGATCCGCGCGTCGACCTGATCGTCGACGACGGCCGCGCCTGGATGACCCGCGCGCCGCGCCGCTACGACCTGATCGTCTTCGCCTACGCCGATTCGCTGGTGCGCGTCAGTTCGCTGTCGCAACTGCGGCTCGAGAACTACCTGTTCACGCGCGAATCGTTCCAGCGCGCCTACGAGCTGCTCGGCGACAACGGCTGCGTCTACGTGTTCAACTCGTTCCCCAATCCGTGGCTGGGCGAAAAAATCCGCGCGATGATCCAGGCGGCCAGCGGGCGGACGCCGCAGGTCGTGTTCCAGGAAGACCGGGAATTCCTGCTGTTCAAGTTCGGCCGCGCCCCGTCCTGCAACGCCGAGCCCGCCGCGCTCGCGCCGGTGGAATACCCGACGGACGACTGGCCGTTTCTGCACCTGCGGCAGCGTGGCATTCCGGCGTTCTACCTCAAAGCGCTGGGCGGTTTGACGCTGCTGGTCGTGCTGTTGATCGGCACGGTGCGGTTGCTCGGCCGGCGCCGGGGGGGCGCCGCGCCGGCGGCGACGTTGCGCCTGGAACTGGCCTTCCTGTTCATGGGGCTGGCGTTTCTGCTCTTGGAAACCAAGAGCGTCATCCAGTTCAGCCTGCTGTTCGGCGCGACCTGGGTCAACAACTCACTGGTTTTTCTGGCCGCGCTCGGGCTGGTGTTGGCGGC is a window encoding:
- a CDS encoding 2-oxoacid ferredoxin oxidoreductase (catalyzes the coenzyme A-dependent decarboxylation of 2-oxoacids, such as pyruvate and 2-oxoglutarate), with the translated sequence MTVCIQQFHNTQEPAWCPGCGNFKILEAVKQALVELELPPHRVIIATGIGQAPKLPHYLRVNTFNGLHGREVASATAIKLAAPDLTVLVHAGDGGAYGEGGNHFLHALRRNVDLTLVVHDNHYYGLTKGQASPTTPRGTPAAGAPDGVRSSPLNPLALAISQEGSFVAQGSAAHPAHLVELLKQAIRHRGFSLLNALQPCVTYDKVFTYQYYQEHGSILGPEYDPTDRRAAFDLVRENNLGDKIPLGVIYRCERPPYPEAASPLRERGVDPRRAAVLFAEFV
- a CDS encoding cation-binding protein; translation: MMPIGPLMIEHRLIERMIRQIARELEKIRRTGEADVPFLQDAVDFIRTYADRCHHGKEENILFRELDKKDIAPEERRLMEELIEDHIYGRGKVAEIVAGMAQYAAGDATALSSIVAALTELIEFYPQHIEKEDRHFFLPVMAHFTAAEKDAMLREGLDFDAGLIHERYRHAVEELEKKPGR
- a CDS encoding radical SAM protein; the encoded protein is MAHHGKPAERLSPVQIRAQRALEKHSLRSADVPLTKLYVEPTSFCNLNCRTCMRNSWTEPPGEMAAATFEHLIAGFARFPSLKTVAFWGFGEPLLNPRTPAMIARVKQKGLAAELITNGLLLDRQTATALLDAGLDRLVVSLDGAAPTTHADIRRGADLSKIETNVRGLVELRRARGRQTPEIGLEFVLMRRNLKELVDLIPLARRLEAKFVLITNLLPYSAEMKDEILYWMSAKQYSVARRLSSSPEIIFPPLDEHPEYLAHLQKVNPHLTIRDFPDKPTTGLEGYCSFIWEGSAAVTWSGEVSPCVALMHSHSCFVLGREKRLERHSVGNVNVDSLAAIWKREEYRRFRKRVRQFDFSPCTRCGGCELSENNDTDCIGSPFPTCGDCLWAKGLLLCP